In Pseudomonadales bacterium, the genomic stretch GGCATAGACGGCGCGCGCCTCTTCGTTTCGACCCAGTCCCATGTAGGCGCCCGCCTGGTGCATGAGCATCGCGAGATCACCGGGATGCTTGTCGATCCATTCCTGCATGCCTGCCAGCGCGGTATCGTGCTCGCCCTGCGCCCACTGCGCACGCAGCAACAGGATGGCCACATCAGTCTGCGGGCTCTTCTCCAGTGATGCAGTCAGGCTTTTTTCCGCCCCCGCATAATCTTTCGTGCCGAGCGCAAACCAGCCTTCGATGCCAAGCACCTCGGCTCGATCACCAAAATCCTGCCGAAGCTTTGCCAGCGCCGTGCGTGCGGCGTCCAGTTGCCTCGCCTGTACCAGCATCTTGATTTCAGCCGCACGCGCAGGGAAATAGGACGGATCGAGCTCGATGGCGCGCTTGATTTCCGCTGCTGCTTCGCTTCTCTTGCCGCTGGAGGCCAGGCTGTCGGCGTATGCGAAACGGGCGATCGGGGATTTGGGCAAAAGCGCCAGCAAGCGCTTGAATTCGCGCTGCGCTCCGTCGGCATCACCGCTGGTCAACAGCGCCCTCGCCCGTCTCTCCAGCAGCGCCGGCTGCTTGGCGGCGTCCTTGTCGGAGAGGTCTCGCGTCAGTTCGACCACCCGCTGGGGTTGGCCGTTCTGCACATAGAGCCGCGCGAGTTCGGCACGCACCGCGAGTGCTTCCGGATTGCGCTCGAGCGTCTGCTCGAGCGCTGTGATCGCCGGCGCGGGTCCTTCCATGCCTTCGACCACGCGCGCGAGCAGTACCTGCGCCTCCGTATCTGTCGGATGCGCCTTGATCAGCCCTTCGAGCAGGCTGCGAGCCTTGGCTGCGTCTCCGTCCATCACGTCCAGTCGTGCCAGGTTCTTCACGGCAGAAGCATCATCGGGCTTCATCTTCAGTGCCTGATCAAGGTACTGTCTTGCCTGTTGCCACTGGCTCGCAGCCAGATGGCAGGCAGCCATCAGCTTGAGCGGTTCGACGTTGTCCGGGTATTTCTCGATCAGTGCCTTCGCCTCGCGCAGCGTGCCAGTGAGGTCGCCGTCGCGAAACAGCGCCAGCGCCTTGAAGAATTCGCGCGTGAAGGAATCGCTGCCGCCGGATGCGCCACCGATCGTGCTCGCCGTCTGCTCGTCGAGTTTCTGTCCGGCAATCAGCCGCGCCAGTTCCAGCGAGTTGGTGGTGCTCTCCGAGTCGGGATCGAGTTCCAGCGCCTTTTCGTAGTACCCCACGGCATTCGCGCCTTGCCCGAGCAGCAGCGATACGTAGCCGAGCATGCGCAGCAGCACCGGGTCTCCAGGGCTGGATTCGACCGCCTGCTTCAGGTAGCTGGTCGCGCCTTCGAGTTCCGACTGGCTGATCTGCACGGCGCCGAACAGACGCTTCGTCATCGGTGAATTCGGAGCAATCGAACTGATCAGTTCCGCCTGGCTGCGTGCCTGCTCGGTGCGCCCGAGTGCGAGGTAAGCCGAGGCGAGGTAGTACTCGCGCGGCAGGTAGGGCGATGAGTTCTTCTTGCTGGCCTCGAAGGCCTGCACCGCCTCCTCGTACTTCTTCTGGCGAAACAGGTTGACCCCGGCAACGTACTTCACGAAGGGGTTCGACCCCAGCCCCGCCTTCTGCAGCACGGCGAGGTCGCTGCTCGCCTCGTCGAACTTGTCGAGCTGTGCGCGTGCCAGTGCCCGCTTTGCGTACTCGATGCTCGGGTGCGTGCGCAGCTCGATCGCCTTGCTCAGCGCCTGCTCGGCCTTGGCCGCGTTGCCCTGCTCGAGTTCGACCTGCCCGAGCAGGCTCCACGCCTCGGCCGATTGCGGATCGGCCTCCAGGGCACGATCCAGCCATTGGTGCGCCGTCTCGTAATCGCGCTGAAAGGCATGAATCAGTGCCATCCCGGTCATCGCTGGGACCGATTTCGGCTCGAGTTCCAGCGCTTCGCCGGCCACGGCTTCGGCCTGCTCGAAATCGCCGGTCTCTGCAAACGCCTGCGCACGCAGACCGAGCAGCACCGAATGATCGGCGGCGTCGATGTCCGGGTCGATCGAGTTGGTCTCCTTGATGACCTGCGCCGATTGGTTCTGCAGAATCAGCGTGCGCACCAGCGCGAGTTGCG encodes the following:
- the prsT gene encoding PEP-CTERM system TPR-repeat protein PrsT, whose product is MNRFTRRLLPTVLATLIPLGLVTGCSEPTAEEHVASAQKMISEGKLESARIELSSALQQAPNLAQARWLLGKVNLDLGDAPGAEKEIRKAIELGYDDDHAQLALVRTLILQNQSAQVIKETNSIDPDIDAADHSVLLGLRAQAFAETGDFEQAEAVAGEALELEPKSVPAMTGMALIHAFQRDYETAHQWLDRALEADPQSAEAWSLLGQVELEQGNAAKAEQALSKAIELRTHPSIEYAKRALARAQLDKFDEASSDLAVLQKAGLGSNPFVKYVAGVNLFRQKKYEEAVQAFEASKKNSSPYLPREYYLASAYLALGRTEQARSQAELISSIAPNSPMTKRLFGAVQISQSELEGATSYLKQAVESSPGDPVLLRMLGYVSLLLGQGANAVGYYEKALELDPDSESTTNSLELARLIAGQKLDEQTASTIGGASGGSDSFTREFFKALALFRDGDLTGTLREAKALIEKYPDNVEPLKLMAACHLAASQWQQARQYLDQALKMKPDDASAVKNLARLDVMDGDAAKARSLLEGLIKAHPTDTEAQVLLARVVEGMEGPAPAITALEQTLERNPEALAVRAELARLYVQNGQPQRVVELTRDLSDKDAAKQPALLERRARALLTSGDADGAQREFKRLLALLPKSPIARFAYADSLASSGKRSEAAAEIKRAIELDPSYFPARAAEIKMLVQARQLDAARTALAKLRQDFGDRAEVLGIEGWFALGTKDYAGAEKSLTASLEKSPQTDVAILLLRAQWAQGEHDTALAGMQEWIDKHPGDLAMLMHQAGAYMGLGRNEEARAVYARVVERYPDFVPALNNLAWLSQDKDLPQAIQYAQHALTLARTDPNVIDTLGMLMLRKGDGHSAVEQLREAVRLAPDNAQMRLHLGQALLQQKQRDEAIRVLEGVVKEDPDSEPAREARALLSAAGVDA